The following are from one region of the Cytobacillus firmus genome:
- the motP gene encoding flagellar motor protein MotP, producing the protein MRKFDMLTPAGLMVGLAMLIFGIMWNGGADGFLSFVDFSSILIVLGGLIAGLLVSFPLKDIRHMPTVFKQVFSNEEQSVGELIGIFVKLSERARREGLLSLEAEVGKVEDSFIRKGIYLAVDGIEPDVITDIMNAEIMAMEERHRKGRSILERAGEYAPAWGMIGTLIGLVLMLKNLNDPSTLGPNMAIALLTTLYGSLLANLVFLPMAAKLALKTEKEVFLKEIIIEGVIGVQSGQNPKILEEKLSAFLSSEERRELERAVNAGEALDHEA; encoded by the coding sequence ATGAGAAAGTTCGATATGTTAACACCTGCTGGGTTAATGGTGGGCCTGGCTATGCTCATTTTTGGGATTATGTGGAATGGTGGAGCAGATGGGTTTTTATCATTTGTTGATTTTTCCTCTATCCTTATTGTTTTAGGCGGATTAATAGCCGGGCTGCTTGTTAGTTTTCCATTAAAAGATATCAGGCATATGCCCACAGTTTTTAAGCAGGTTTTTTCCAATGAAGAACAAAGCGTTGGCGAGCTGATTGGCATTTTTGTCAAACTCTCTGAGCGTGCCCGGCGTGAAGGACTTCTGTCGCTCGAGGCTGAAGTCGGGAAAGTCGAAGATTCTTTTATTCGGAAAGGCATTTATCTGGCTGTGGATGGCATAGAGCCGGATGTCATTACTGACATTATGAATGCCGAAATAATGGCAATGGAAGAGAGGCACAGAAAAGGCAGAAGCATTCTTGAAAGAGCGGGTGAATATGCACCGGCATGGGGAATGATAGGAACTCTGATCGGCCTGGTTCTGATGCTGAAAAATTTAAATGATCCCTCCACTCTTGGGCCAAATATGGCCATTGCCTTATTGACTACTTTATATGGCTCACTTCTGGCCAATCTTGTTTTTTTGCCAATGGCAGCAAAGCTGGCTTTAAAGACAGAGAAGGAAGTGTTTTTAAAGGAAATCATTATTGAAGGGGTCATCGGTGTTCAATCCGGTCAAAATCCAAAAATTCTGGAGGAGAAGCTGAGCGCCTTTTTATCCTCTGAGGAACGAAGAGAGCTTGAGAGGGCTGTAAACGCGGGGGAGGCATTGGATCATGAGGCGTAG
- the motS gene encoding flagellar motor protein MotS, translated as MRRRRRSPEPPKGAPRWMVTFSDLVTLILVFFILLFSMSQIDLMKFQAISDSFRDRQVLDFQQSIIPAENQGEMEENTEEEGSGQSDSLDELLMEIQSFLEENGLEEVIVANRTERGVVLVLQEQVLFESGEASLIDSSYPFLDKVGTLLANMPNLVKVEGHTDDRPITTYRYPSNWELSAARASTVIRYLTEGHKLDSHRFMAVGYGETRPIVPNSGPENWEKNRRVEIIISDPKFNEENNQ; from the coding sequence ATGAGGCGTAGGCGAAGATCTCCTGAGCCTCCCAAGGGCGCTCCACGCTGGATGGTGACTTTCTCAGATCTCGTCACATTAATATTGGTTTTCTTTATTCTGCTTTTTTCAATGTCACAGATCGATTTAATGAAATTTCAGGCTATATCTGACTCCTTCCGGGACAGGCAGGTGCTTGATTTCCAGCAGTCCATCATCCCCGCGGAGAATCAGGGAGAAATGGAAGAAAATACGGAAGAAGAAGGCAGCGGTCAATCTGATTCGCTTGATGAGCTCCTGATGGAAATACAGTCCTTTCTGGAGGAGAATGGATTAGAAGAGGTTATAGTGGCAAACAGGACGGAGCGTGGTGTCGTTCTTGTCCTGCAGGAACAGGTTTTATTCGAATCCGGGGAGGCCAGTCTTATAGACAGCTCATACCCTTTCCTGGATAAAGTAGGAACCCTGTTAGCAAATATGCCCAACCTGGTGAAGGTGGAAGGACATACTGATGACCGGCCCATAACCACATACAGATATCCGTCCAATTGGGAGTTATCTGCTGCCAGGGCCAGTACGGTAATCAGATATTTAACAGAAGGGCATAAACTTGACAGCCACAGATTTATGGCTGTCGGCTATGGGGAAACCCGTCCCATCGTTCCCAATTCCGGACCGGAAAATTGGGAGAAGAACAGACGTGTTGAAATTATTATTTCTGATCCGAAATTTAATGAAGAGAACAATCAATAA
- a CDS encoding acetoin utilization protein AcuC, producing MTHDSVFVYSEDLLNYKFGKNHPFNQIRLKLTLDLLKNINAIDDCHIIPPRQASDEELHLIHDPNYVNAVKLAGRGQLPEESCENYGLGTEDTPIFPNMHEASSFLVGGTLAAVDAVMNGRAKHALHLGGGLHHGFRGKASGFCIYNDSSVAIKYMQEKYKARVLYVDTDAHHGDGVQWSFYDDPDVCTLSIHETGRYLFPGTGNINERGQGKGYGFSFNIPVDAFTEDDSWLHAYRTAFREVAEFFKPDVILTQNGADAHYLDPLTHLSSTIKIYREIPKLAHEIAHEYCGGKWIAVGGGGYDIWRVVPRAWAMVWLEMTENSNCYGNIPEEWINKWKEHAPVPLPSEWEDPADLYNPIPRKSEITEKNARTLDKVLYPIRNKSMTESK from the coding sequence ATGACACATGATTCAGTATTTGTTTATTCGGAAGACCTGCTGAATTATAAATTCGGCAAAAATCATCCTTTTAATCAGATAAGGCTGAAGCTGACACTCGATTTGCTCAAAAATATAAATGCCATCGATGATTGTCATATTATCCCGCCGCGCCAGGCTTCAGATGAAGAGCTTCACCTGATTCATGATCCAAATTATGTGAATGCTGTCAAGCTTGCCGGCCGTGGACAGCTTCCTGAGGAATCATGTGAAAACTATGGTCTCGGAACTGAGGACACACCCATATTCCCCAATATGCATGAAGCGAGCTCCTTTTTAGTTGGAGGCACCCTGGCAGCCGTTGATGCCGTAATGAACGGACGTGCTAAGCATGCACTTCACCTTGGAGGAGGCCTACACCATGGTTTTCGGGGAAAAGCCTCCGGATTTTGCATTTACAACGATAGTTCAGTAGCCATAAAGTACATGCAGGAAAAGTATAAAGCCCGTGTTCTGTATGTAGATACTGATGCTCATCATGGTGACGGTGTCCAATGGTCATTTTATGATGACCCGGATGTATGCACCCTATCCATTCATGAAACAGGACGATACCTCTTTCCCGGTACCGGAAATATCAATGAACGGGGACAAGGGAAGGGATATGGATTCTCTTTCAATATTCCCGTGGATGCATTTACTGAAGATGATTCCTGGCTGCATGCATACCGTACAGCTTTTCGGGAGGTTGCGGAATTTTTCAAGCCTGATGTAATTCTGACGCAAAATGGGGCTGATGCCCATTACCTTGACCCTCTTACCCATTTATCATCGACTATAAAAATCTATAGGGAAATTCCGAAACTGGCTCATGAAATTGCCCATGAATATTGCGGAGGAAAATGGATTGCAGTCGGCGGCGGCGGATATGATATTTGGAGAGTTGTTCCCCGGGCATGGGCCATGGTTTGGCTGGAAATGACTGAAAACTCTAATTGTTACGGCAATATCCCGGAGGAATGGATAAATAAGTGGAAAGAACACGCACCTGTGCCTCTTCCATCTGAATGGGAAGATCCGGCAGATTTATATAACCCTATCCCCCGAAAAAGTGAAATAACTGAAAAAAATGCCCGGACATTGGACAAGGTTCTTTATCCCATCCGGAACAAATCAATGACAGAGTCTAAATAA
- a CDS encoding acetoin utilization AcuB family protein — protein sequence MIVEEIMKTDVTALSKEDTIADAIRIMSEKRIRHLPITDEDGRLQGLVTDRDIRDATPSIFHTELFKEDLQRPLKVIMKTDIITGHPLDFAEEIAAVFYEQRIGCLPILNDNKLVGIVTETDLLHTLVQLTGAHQPGSQIEVKVPNKAGMLFEIAEVICKRKANIQSVLVYPDKTDDKFKILVIRVQTMNPTLVVEDLKKAGHHVLWPNMPGISL from the coding sequence GTGATTGTTGAAGAAATTATGAAAACGGATGTCACGGCTTTGTCAAAAGAAGACACGATTGCCGACGCCATAAGAATTATGAGCGAAAAAAGAATCCGGCATTTGCCGATAACAGATGAAGATGGCAGACTCCAGGGACTTGTAACAGACAGGGATATTCGGGATGCCACACCTTCTATTTTTCATACAGAACTGTTTAAGGAAGATCTGCAGAGACCGTTAAAAGTTATTATGAAGACAGATATCATCACTGGTCATCCGCTTGATTTCGCTGAAGAAATTGCCGCGGTTTTTTATGAACAGCGGATTGGCTGCCTGCCTATATTAAACGATAATAAGCTGGTTGGGATTGTCACAGAAACCGATTTGCTTCATACATTAGTTCAATTGACGGGTGCTCATCAGCCAGGCTCCCAGATTGAAGTTAAGGTGCCAAACAAGGCGGGCATGCTGTTTGAAATTGCTGAAGTCATTTGCAAAAGGAAAGCAAATATCCAGAGTGTCCTTGTATATCCTGACAAAACGGATGATAAATTCAAAATATTGGTGATAAGGGTACAGACAATGAACCCTACACTTGTAGTGGAAGATTTGAAAAAAGCAGGCCACCACGTTTTATGGCCAAATATGCCGGGGATTTCACTATGA
- a CDS encoding GNAT family N-acetyltransferase — protein sequence MEHKKTYNAKELKTANGKLIIEGPITQEKLADYEFHKDLVAFRPPAQQHKALVEIAGLPEGRIIVARDRHTIVGYVTYLYPDPLERWSEGKMDNLIELGAIEVIPAFRGSGTGKSLLKVSMMDDAMEDYIVITTEYYWHWDLKGTGLNVWEYRKIMEKMMNAGGLEWYATDDPEISSHPANCLMARIGKRVDQDSVQQFDRLRFMNRFMY from the coding sequence ATGGAACATAAAAAAACGTATAATGCAAAAGAATTAAAAACAGCCAATGGAAAACTAATCATTGAGGGTCCAATTACACAAGAAAAATTGGCAGATTATGAGTTTCATAAAGATCTTGTCGCTTTTAGGCCGCCGGCTCAGCAGCATAAAGCCCTGGTTGAAATTGCAGGATTGCCTGAGGGCAGAATTATAGTGGCCCGTGACAGACATACCATTGTCGGCTATGTCACTTACTTGTATCCGGATCCTCTTGAACGCTGGTCTGAAGGTAAGATGGATAATTTAATTGAATTGGGTGCCATAGAAGTGATTCCTGCTTTCCGGGGTTCAGGAACAGGCAAGAGCCTTCTGAAAGTATCTATGATGGATGATGCTATGGAGGATTATATTGTTATAACGACTGAGTATTATTGGCACTGGGATTTAAAAGGTACTGGCCTGAATGTATGGGAATATCGAAAAATCATGGAAAAGATGATGAACGCTGGCGGTCTTGAATGGTACGCTACAGATGACCCGGAAATCAGTTCACACCCTGCAAATTGCCTGATGGCCCGAATCGGAAAAAGAGTAGACCAGGATTCTGTGCAGCAATTCGACCGCCTGCGCTTTATGAATCGCTTTATGTATTAA
- the acsA gene encoding acetate--CoA ligase, with protein sequence MKVEALPVTQGDFNLKNYNELYANFNWADAEKEFSWKETGRMNMAYEAIDRHAESFRKNKVALYYRDGERNEKYTFKEMKELSNKAGNALKAYGDVEKGDRVFIFMPRSPELYFAVLGAVKLGAIVGPLFEAFMEGAVRDRLADSEAKVLITTPELLERVPVDQLPALKHVFLVGENIEEAGPYVNFNKRMAESSRKLPIEWVDGNDGLILHYTSGSTGKPKGVLHVHNAMIQHYQTAKWVLDLKEEDVYWCTADPGWVTGTSYGIFGPWLTGTSNLVVGGRFNPETWYKMIEEYGVTVWYSAPTAFRMLMGAGDEVVKKFDLSSLRHVLSVGEPLNPEVVRWGTKVFNMRIHDTWWMTETGAQLICNYPCMEIKPGSMGKPIPGVKAAIVDDQGNELPPNRMGNLAIKKGWPSMMHAIWNNEQKYESYFMPGDWYVSGDSAYMDEDGYFWFQGRVDDVIMTSGERVGPFEVESKLIEHPAVAEAGVIGKPDPVRGEIIKAFVALRNGYEPTEELVEEIRQFVKKGLAAHAAPREIEFRDKLPKTRSGKIMRRVLKAWELDLPTGDLSTMED encoded by the coding sequence ATGAAAGTGGAAGCGCTGCCAGTAACACAAGGGGACTTCAATTTAAAAAATTATAATGAGCTTTATGCAAATTTCAACTGGGCTGATGCGGAAAAAGAATTTTCCTGGAAAGAAACCGGCCGCATGAATATGGCCTATGAGGCTATCGACCGTCATGCGGAATCTTTCAGAAAGAATAAGGTTGCCCTTTATTATCGCGATGGGGAGAGAAATGAGAAATATACTTTTAAAGAAATGAAGGAACTATCCAATAAAGCGGGAAATGCATTAAAGGCATATGGTGATGTTGAAAAAGGCGACCGGGTGTTCATCTTTATGCCGCGTTCTCCTGAGCTCTATTTTGCCGTATTGGGGGCTGTTAAGCTGGGGGCTATTGTGGGTCCTCTATTTGAAGCTTTCATGGAAGGTGCTGTTCGTGACAGGCTTGCTGACAGTGAAGCCAAAGTCCTGATTACAACACCTGAGCTTTTGGAACGGGTGCCTGTTGACCAGCTGCCTGCTTTAAAGCATGTTTTCCTTGTTGGGGAAAACATAGAGGAAGCCGGGCCATATGTTAATTTTAATAAAAGAATGGCAGAATCCAGCAGGAAGCTTCCAATTGAATGGGTTGACGGAAACGATGGGCTTATTTTGCATTATACTTCCGGATCAACAGGCAAGCCAAAAGGGGTCCTGCATGTACATAATGCAATGATTCAGCATTACCAGACAGCTAAATGGGTGCTGGACTTAAAAGAAGAAGATGTATATTGGTGCACTGCTGATCCAGGATGGGTAACCGGTACTTCATATGGTATTTTCGGCCCGTGGCTGACAGGGACTTCAAACCTTGTGGTCGGGGGCAGGTTCAATCCGGAGACCTGGTATAAAATGATAGAGGAGTATGGCGTGACAGTTTGGTATAGTGCTCCAACTGCATTCCGCATGCTGATGGGAGCGGGCGATGAAGTTGTGAAAAAATTTGATTTAAGCTCCCTTCGCCATGTCCTAAGTGTCGGTGAACCGCTAAATCCTGAAGTTGTCAGATGGGGTACAAAAGTCTTTAATATGCGCATCCATGATACATGGTGGATGACTGAAACAGGTGCACAGCTTATCTGCAATTATCCTTGCATGGAAATAAAGCCGGGATCCATGGGTAAGCCGATTCCGGGTGTAAAAGCAGCCATTGTCGATGATCAGGGCAATGAACTGCCGCCTAACCGTATGGGCAACCTTGCGATTAAAAAAGGCTGGCCTTCCATGATGCATGCCATCTGGAATAACGAGCAGAAATATGAATCTTATTTTATGCCGGGTGATTGGTATGTTTCCGGAGATTCCGCTTATATGGATGAAGATGGATACTTCTGGTTCCAGGGGCGTGTAGATGATGTTATCATGACATCAGGCGAACGTGTAGGGCCGTTTGAAGTAGAGAGTAAACTGATCGAACATCCTGCGGTTGCAGAAGCTGGGGTTATCGGCAAGCCGGATCCTGTCCGCGGCGAAATTATTAAAGCGTTTGTTGCTTTACGGAATGGGTATGAACCTACTGAGGAATTAGTGGAAGAAATTCGCCAATTCGTTAAGAAAGGCCTTGCTGCCCACGCTGCTCCGCGTGAAATCGAATTCCGCGACAAGCTTCCAAAAACCCGCAGCGGCAAAATTATGCGCCGTGTGCTTAAGGCATGGGAACTGGATCTCCCAACCGGTGATTTGTCTACGATGGAAGATTAA
- a CDS encoding transglycosylase domain-containing protein, translating to MKEKFQMLMDKLRQTPGLFGNKKAAKGASITYQVIWNLTLLFIILAVIGGSFAGGLGAGYFASLVKDEPIRSYASMKKDIYDYEETSELYFANNVYLGKLRTDLEREEVKLDDVSEHLINAVVATEDEYFYEHDGVVPKAIMRALFQEVTNSSVQSGGSTLTQQLIKNQILTNEVSFERKAKEILLALRLEKFFDKKEILEAYLNVSTFGRNATGRNIAGVEAAAKGIFGVSAKDLTLPQAAFIAGLPQSPFGYTPFTREGTVKENLEPGFSRMKTVLKRMYDDGKIDQKQYEDALAYDLTKDFTTASESPLEKYPYLTYEIEERAVDIMTRILAKNDGYEEKDLKEDDEVREEYRTLADRTIRQNGFQIHTTINKDIYDKMQQVKDNYPYYGPDKPETVKDPETGENKQIMEPVEVGAILIENKTGKIISFVGGRDHKREQLNHATSALRQNGSTMKPLLVYAPAIELGKAAPGTILPDVPLHLAPGLNRPWPKNYTNTYSGLVSARHALKHSYNVPAVKLYKDIVGQRPAAYLEKMGFTSLIGHDYTNLATSIGSLEYGVTVEENTNAFTTFANGGKFIDAYMIEKITDKNGNVIFQHKSEPVDVFSPQTAYLTIDMMRDVINSGTATSIKSRLKFGSDWAGKTGTGTEFIDAWFVATNPNVTFGIWSGYDTPKSLKAPGPLSYSLRNNYLWADLMNAAYDVAPDLVDPSESFKMPGGIVRRSFCAISGLLPSEACSKAGLVETDLFNAKFVPTKVDDSLGNGKLVRIGDKKYMALDSTPEEFTEPGMVVNPEYIQKLFGIKANLSTLIPNKERWKSILTSADELKDNGKAPAAPGIKASGETITWGANPENDVIGYRVYNGGKKIGTIKAGSSLSFKAGSGSIHVTAVDIAGRESAPSNAVEIGKKPEEEKPKEDKSKEDKPKEEKPKKEKPKDPPPAEKPKEEKPSESGEDGETSAENG from the coding sequence ATGAAAGAAAAGTTTCAAATGTTAATGGATAAATTGAGGCAGACTCCGGGCCTTTTTGGTAATAAGAAAGCCGCTAAAGGCGCAAGTATTACATACCAGGTCATCTGGAATCTTACTTTGCTTTTTATCATCCTGGCTGTCATTGGCGGTTCATTTGCTGGGGGCCTCGGAGCCGGTTATTTCGCTTCGCTTGTAAAGGATGAGCCCATCCGATCCTATGCCAGCATGAAAAAGGATATTTATGACTATGAAGAAACATCAGAACTATACTTTGCAAACAATGTATATCTCGGAAAGCTCAGAACAGACCTTGAACGTGAGGAAGTTAAGCTTGATGATGTTTCGGAACACTTAATTAACGCAGTAGTAGCTACTGAAGATGAGTATTTCTACGAGCATGACGGGGTGGTGCCAAAAGCGATCATGCGTGCACTGTTCCAGGAAGTAACAAATTCATCTGTTCAATCCGGCGGAAGTACACTGACACAGCAGCTGATAAAGAACCAGATCTTAACGAATGAAGTTTCTTTCGAGCGGAAAGCAAAAGAGATTCTGCTTGCTTTGCGGCTGGAGAAATTCTTTGATAAAAAAGAAATATTGGAAGCGTATCTAAATGTTTCCACCTTTGGAAGAAATGCAACCGGACGTAATATTGCCGGAGTTGAAGCTGCTGCCAAAGGTATATTTGGGGTGAGTGCAAAAGATTTAACATTGCCTCAGGCCGCTTTCATTGCAGGGCTCCCTCAAAGTCCATTCGGCTACACTCCCTTTACAAGGGAGGGAACGGTCAAAGAGAATCTGGAACCGGGTTTCTCCAGGATGAAAACCGTTCTGAAAAGAATGTATGATGACGGAAAGATTGACCAGAAGCAATATGAGGATGCTTTGGCATATGACTTGACCAAAGATTTTACTACAGCTTCTGAGAGCCCTTTGGAAAAGTATCCATATTTAACGTATGAAATAGAAGAACGCGCAGTAGACATCATGACTAGAATTCTCGCAAAAAATGATGGATACGAAGAGAAGGACTTAAAGGAAGATGACGAGGTCCGGGAGGAATACAGGACTCTGGCAGACCGGACGATCCGCCAAAATGGCTTCCAGATCCATACGACGATTAATAAAGATATTTATGATAAAATGCAGCAGGTCAAAGATAACTACCCTTATTACGGACCGGACAAACCTGAGACAGTGAAGGATCCGGAAACTGGCGAAAACAAGCAAATCATGGAGCCCGTAGAAGTTGGTGCGATCTTAATTGAAAATAAAACCGGGAAAATCATCAGTTTTGTCGGAGGACGCGATCACAAACGCGAGCAGCTTAACCATGCTACAAGCGCTCTAAGGCAAAATGGTTCAACCATGAAGCCGCTTTTAGTCTATGCCCCGGCAATAGAACTGGGAAAAGCAGCGCCGGGCACTATTCTTCCTGATGTGCCGCTGCACCTTGCCCCGGGACTAAACAGACCTTGGCCAAAGAACTATACAAATACCTATAGCGGGCTCGTTTCAGCCAGACATGCACTTAAGCATTCTTACAATGTCCCAGCTGTAAAGCTCTATAAAGATATAGTCGGGCAGCGTCCTGCTGCTTACCTGGAAAAGATGGGCTTTACTTCTCTTATCGGCCATGACTATACAAACTTGGCTACATCCATTGGATCACTGGAATACGGCGTAACTGTCGAAGAAAATACAAACGCATTTACTACGTTTGCTAATGGCGGGAAATTTATCGACGCCTATATGATTGAAAAAATTACAGATAAAAACGGGAACGTCATATTCCAGCATAAGTCCGAGCCTGTTGATGTATTTAGCCCGCAGACAGCGTACCTTACAATTGATATGATGAGAGACGTTATTAACAGCGGAACTGCCACATCGATTAAGAGCAGATTGAAGTTCGGTTCTGACTGGGCCGGGAAAACAGGTACTGGTACTGAATTCATAGATGCCTGGTTTGTGGCAACCAACCCGAATGTCACGTTCGGCATCTGGTCTGGTTATGATACGCCTAAATCATTGAAAGCTCCCGGCCCATTAAGCTATAGCCTGAGAAATAATTATCTGTGGGCTGACCTGATGAATGCAGCATATGATGTTGCCCCTGACCTTGTGGACCCAAGCGAAAGCTTTAAAATGCCGGGCGGAATCGTAAGACGTTCATTCTGTGCCATTTCCGGCCTGCTCCCTTCAGAGGCATGTTCAAAAGCCGGCCTGGTCGAGACTGACTTATTTAATGCCAAATTTGTTCCTACAAAAGTGGATGACAGCCTCGGCAATGGAAAACTTGTACGAATTGGAGATAAAAAATATATGGCACTTGATTCAACACCTGAAGAGTTTACTGAACCTGGAATGGTAGTGAATCCGGAATATATTCAAAAGCTGTTCGGCATTAAAGCAAATTTAAGTACTCTAATTCCGAATAAGGAACGCTGGAAGAGCATCCTGACTAGCGCTGACGAGCTTAAAGACAACGGTAAAGCCCCGGCAGCTCCAGGCATAAAAGCTTCGGGTGAAACCATTACATGGGGTGCTAATCCTGAAAATGATGTGATAGGTTACCGAGTCTATAACGGAGGCAAAAAAATCGGTACCATAAAAGCCGGCTCTTCCCTTAGCTTTAAAGCTGGAAGCGGCTCAATCCATGTAACTGCCGTTGACATTGCCGGCAGAGAGTCTGCTCCATCCAATGCAGTGGAAATCGGCAAAAAGCCGGAAGAAGAGAAACCTAAAGAAGATAAATCTAAAGAAGATAAACCAAAAGAAGAAAAGCCTAAGAAAGAAAAACCGAAAGATCCGCCACCCGCTGAAAAGCCCAAGGAAGAAAAACCATCAGAATCAGGTGAAGATGGAGAGACATCAGCTGAAAATGGTTAA
- the rpsD gene encoding 30S ribosomal protein S4, translating into MARYTGPSWKLSRRLGISLSGTGKELEKRPYAPGQHGPNQRKKISEYGLQLQEKQKLRHMYGVNERQFRNLFDKAGKMPGKHGENFMILLESRLDNVVYRLGLARTRRQARQLVNHGHIMVDGSRVDIPSYRVAPGQTITLREKSRSLDIVKEAIEVNNFVPDFVSFDADKLEGTFTRMPERSELPAEINESLIVEFYSR; encoded by the coding sequence ATGGCTCGTTATACTGGTCCAAGCTGGAAATTATCCCGTCGTCTTGGAATCTCTCTAAGCGGTACTGGAAAAGAATTAGAAAAGCGTCCTTACGCTCCTGGACAACATGGTCCAAACCAGCGTAAAAAAATCTCTGAATACGGATTACAATTGCAGGAGAAGCAAAAGCTTCGTCATATGTACGGAGTTAATGAGCGTCAATTCCGCAACTTATTCGATAAAGCCGGCAAAATGCCTGGTAAGCACGGTGAAAACTTCATGATTCTTCTTGAATCACGCCTTGACAACGTTGTTTACCGTTTAGGTCTTGCACGCACTCGCCGTCAAGCTCGCCAGCTTGTTAACCACGGTCATATCATGGTTGATGGATCTCGTGTTGATATCCCATCATACCGCGTAGCACCTGGCCAAACAATTACACTTCGCGAAAAATCTCGCAGCCTTGACATCGTTAAAGAAGCAATCGAAGTTAACAACTTCGTACCTGACTTCGTATCTTTCGATGCAGACAAGCTAGAAGGAACTTTCACTCGTATGCCTGAGCGTTCTGAACTTCCAGCTGAAATCAACGAATCTCTAATCGTTGAATTCTACTCTCGTTAA
- a CDS encoding GAF domain-containing protein, with product MFSVESYKGTREENYQLLIKQLSALLEGETNSIANLSNASALLNQFLERTNWVGFYLMEEGELVLGPFQGLPACVRIPLGKGVCGTAAKQMETVRVEDVHQFPGHIACDAASQSEIVIPIIKDGMLLGVLDIDSPEKNRFDELDQKYLEQYSEVLVSFL from the coding sequence ATGTTTAGTGTCGAATCATACAAGGGAACCCGTGAAGAAAATTATCAATTATTGATTAAACAGCTCTCTGCTCTTCTTGAAGGAGAAACGAACAGCATTGCCAATTTAAGCAACGCATCAGCACTTCTTAATCAATTTCTGGAACGTACAAACTGGGTAGGATTTTATCTGATGGAAGAAGGCGAGCTTGTTCTCGGGCCATTTCAGGGTCTGCCTGCTTGTGTAAGAATCCCCCTTGGCAAGGGTGTGTGCGGAACAGCCGCGAAGCAAATGGAAACTGTCCGTGTTGAAGATGTCCATCAATTCCCTGGCCATATCGCCTGTGACGCTGCTTCACAATCCGAAATTGTTATTCCGATTATCAAAGATGGGATGCTTCTCGGTGTGCTGGATATTGATTCCCCGGAAAAGAACCGGTTTGATGAACTTGACCAAAAATACCTGGAACAATACTCAGAGGTACTTGTATCCTTCCTGTAA
- the refZ gene encoding forespore capture DNA-binding protein RefZ produces MKKNSKEAIVSAAISLFNTKGFSGTSIRDIAGKAQTNTANIAYYFDNKHGLLEYCFTAFFEGYIQEIEKGFSFLEQGAALSLKKMAQNIMVYQFEHSHLTRLILREISIDSQVVREIMSTYLAKEKFYFGKVLERGMKTKEFRNHSANYMIIQLKGLLSMPFLNTHYMSEVLHVFPHEKYFADKYTKEIFNWVDGVLCNHARKPYAAVL; encoded by the coding sequence TTGAAGAAAAATTCAAAAGAGGCAATTGTGTCTGCCGCTATCTCCTTATTTAATACGAAGGGTTTTTCTGGGACTTCCATCCGTGATATTGCAGGCAAAGCTCAGACGAATACAGCAAATATCGCATATTATTTCGATAACAAACACGGGCTGCTTGAATATTGCTTTACGGCTTTTTTCGAAGGGTATATCCAGGAGATAGAGAAGGGGTTTTCATTTCTTGAGCAGGGGGCGGCTCTGAGCCTGAAAAAAATGGCGCAAAACATCATGGTTTATCAATTTGAGCATAGCCATTTAACAAGATTGATACTCAGGGAAATTTCAATAGATTCACAGGTGGTAAGGGAAATCATGTCCACTTATTTAGCAAAGGAAAAGTTTTATTTTGGCAAGGTGCTCGAAAGGGGCATGAAAACAAAAGAGTTCCGTAACCACTCAGCCAATTATATGATTATCCAGCTGAAAGGACTCCTGTCCATGCCATTTCTGAACACACATTATATGTCTGAAGTTCTGCATGTATTTCCTCATGAAAAATATTTCGCGGACAAATATACGAAAGAGATCTTCAATTGGGTTGATGGAGTCCTGTGCAATCATGCCAGAAAACCTTATGCTGCCGTACTCTGA